A part of Prolixibacteraceae bacterium genomic DNA contains:
- a CDS encoding TonB-dependent receptor has product MKRVLLMLVVLCTLGLLQLSAQSRVLIGEVTSAGDGTTIPGVSVVIKNTSIGTVTDFDGRFKIKVPLSAKTLVLSFIGLETKEVEIGDKLSFKIQLKSEAVDVDEVIVVAYGTAKKASFTGSAGVLTAEKLETRPLTSVSQALEGSTTGVQVSTASGQPGSAPAIRIRGFGSLNGNSNPLYVVDGVPYSGTLSDINPEDIASMTILKDASSAALYGSRAANGVVLINTKKGKKGGKTIVNVKALYGVVSRAIPQYEKVGARDYYQLSTEAYKNSLQYGKSQDAATALSNAVNGIYGQLKYNPFNVANDEIMMDNGVVNPDARVVAPNLDWFKPLEQTGKRQNYSANISSSGEKGSHFLSVGYLDEEGYIVSTGYQRFNSRLSSEFNVNDWLKISNNVSFTTSKSQYSVGTGNTSYNNPFSFARGMGSIYPVYMVEPGTGKYILDQDGNKQYDLGGGYAEHNINARPSASSPGRHVVAEMEYNNQEVKTNTISDRFNVDIKLMKGLIFTTNVGIDIRNYKYQYFENTIVGDGAPSGRFADNRYISTTINANQLLKYEKELDSGHSFNVLLGHESYSYDYERISTSKKQVITQGIYEMAQFVTPTNLNGYTDKKRIESYLGRFEYDYNDRYYLSGSYRYDGSSIFNKENRWGGFYSVGASWRIKEENFMQDVSWIDNLKLRASIGEVGNDRLYFAGTTTTDYYAYQALYGTNPNGTSPGLIWSSVGNEDLKWEVNTSYDFALEFGLFDGFVDGSIEYYRKDSKSLLYSMPLAPSQGFMNQNRNIASLTNSGVEVGLNFKWIKKRNVEWSTDFQISTIKNEITDIPDPAITGSKRWDVGRSIYDFYTYDYYGVNPDNGEALYYKYKDTEDGGRVRELDADGNPVLVSDYSAAGKGYVGASSIPDFYGSFTSNLKVHNFTLSVLATYSVGGKTLDYNYAGLMSSQDLGSGMHVDHLNAWQKPGDITDIPRLQVDNPNLSPTSSRWLTDASYLALKNITLSYTFNKSLLKSTGLNKVRIYATGENLFLWSKRTGMDPQESFAGTTSNTFIPSRVMSIGLDVSF; this is encoded by the coding sequence ATGAAACGAGTATTGTTGATGTTAGTAGTCCTTTGTACTTTAGGCCTACTTCAGTTAAGTGCACAGTCGCGAGTCCTTATAGGAGAGGTGACCTCTGCAGGAGATGGAACCACTATACCTGGTGTTTCCGTTGTAATAAAGAACACGTCTATTGGGACGGTTACAGATTTTGATGGCCGCTTTAAGATAAAGGTGCCTTTATCTGCTAAAACGTTAGTACTATCTTTTATTGGATTAGAAACAAAAGAAGTAGAGATCGGAGATAAGCTGTCCTTTAAAATCCAATTGAAATCAGAAGCCGTTGATGTTGATGAAGTGATAGTTGTGGCTTATGGTACTGCCAAGAAAGCGAGTTTTACTGGTTCTGCGGGAGTATTAACTGCAGAAAAGTTGGAAACACGTCCACTGACTAGTGTAAGTCAAGCGTTAGAAGGTTCTACGACAGGTGTTCAGGTGTCAACTGCATCAGGTCAGCCTGGTTCAGCTCCTGCGATTAGAATTCGTGGTTTTGGATCATTAAATGGTAATTCTAATCCACTGTATGTGGTGGATGGCGTTCCTTATAGCGGTACACTGTCTGATATCAATCCTGAAGATATCGCATCCATGACTATTCTTAAAGATGCGTCTTCAGCTGCTTTGTATGGTTCTCGAGCAGCTAATGGTGTTGTATTAATAAATACAAAAAAAGGGAAAAAAGGAGGTAAGACAATCGTAAATGTAAAAGCCCTTTATGGTGTGGTTTCTCGTGCTATTCCACAGTATGAAAAAGTAGGAGCAAGAGACTACTATCAATTGTCTACGGAAGCCTATAAGAATTCATTGCAATATGGGAAATCACAAGATGCTGCGACGGCTTTAAGTAATGCTGTAAATGGTATTTATGGTCAGTTGAAGTACAATCCTTTTAATGTGGCAAATGATGAGATCATGATGGACAATGGTGTTGTGAATCCAGATGCAAGAGTGGTTGCACCTAATTTGGACTGGTTTAAGCCATTGGAGCAAACAGGGAAACGTCAGAATTACTCAGCCAATATTTCTTCTAGTGGAGAGAAAGGGTCTCATTTTCTATCTGTAGGTTATTTGGATGAAGAAGGGTATATTGTTAGTACTGGTTATCAGCGATTTAATTCTCGTTTATCTTCAGAGTTTAATGTAAATGATTGGTTGAAAATTAGCAACAATGTTTCTTTTACAACAAGTAAGTCACAGTATAGTGTAGGAACAGGTAATACTAGTTATAATAACCCATTTAGTTTCGCGAGAGGAATGGGATCTATTTACCCAGTATATATGGTAGAACCAGGTACTGGTAAATATATTTTAGATCAGGATGGGAATAAGCAATATGATCTAGGTGGTGGATATGCAGAGCACAATATTAATGCTAGACCATCTGCATCGAGCCCTGGTCGTCATGTGGTTGCAGAGATGGAGTATAATAACCAAGAGGTGAAAACCAACACGATCAGTGATCGCTTTAATGTAGATATTAAGTTGATGAAAGGTTTGATATTTACTACTAATGTTGGTATTGATATTCGAAACTATAAATATCAATATTTTGAAAATACAATAGTAGGTGATGGAGCTCCATCTGGTCGTTTTGCCGATAATCGCTATATCAGTACTACTATCAATGCTAATCAGCTTTTGAAATATGAAAAAGAACTAGATTCTGGTCACTCTTTTAATGTACTGTTAGGTCATGAGAGCTATAGTTATGATTACGAACGTATTTCAACAAGTAAGAAACAGGTGATTACACAAGGAATCTATGAGATGGCTCAGTTTGTTACACCAACGAATCTTAATGGTTATACAGATAAGAAGCGTATCGAGAGTTATTTAGGTCGTTTTGAGTATGACTATAACGATCGTTACTATCTTTCAGGTTCTTATCGTTATGATGGTTCTTCTATCTTTAATAAAGAGAACCGTTGGGGAGGTTTCTACTCTGTTGGTGCATCTTGGAGAATCAAAGAGGAGAACTTTATGCAGGATGTTTCTTGGATAGATAATCTAAAACTCCGAGCTTCCATTGGTGAGGTTGGAAATGATCGATTGTATTTTGCAGGAACAACCACAACAGATTATTATGCTTATCAAGCACTTTATGGAACAAATCCCAACGGAACGAGTCCTGGTTTGATCTGGAGTAGTGTGGGTAACGAGGACCTTAAATGGGAGGTGAATACTAGTTATGATTTTGCATTAGAGTTTGGTTTGTTTGATGGATTTGTCGATGGTTCGATTGAGTATTATCGTAAGGATTCGAAGAGCCTACTTTACTCGATGCCTTTAGCTCCTTCTCAAGGTTTTATGAATCAGAATAGAAATATTGCATCATTAACCAATAGTGGAGTTGAGGTTGGATTGAACTTCAAATGGATTAAGAAGCGTAATGTAGAGTGGTCAACTGATTTCCAAATATCAACGATTAAAAACGAAATTACTGATATTCCTGATCCTGCAATTACTGGATCAAAACGCTGGGATGTAGGTAGATCTATCTATGATTTCTATACTTATGACTATTATGGTGTAAACCCAGATAATGGAGAAGCACTTTATTATAAGTATAAAGATACAGAAGATGGAGGACGTGTAAGAGAATTAGATGCAGATGGTAATCCAGTGCTTGTTTCAGATTATTCTGCTGCTGGCAAAGGATATGTTGGTGCTTCTTCAATCCCTGATTTTTATGGTTCTTTTACTTCAAATTTAAAAGTACACAATTTTACGCTTTCTGTATTGGCAACTTATTCTGTCGGTGGAAAGACTCTCGATTACAATTATGCAGGATTGATGAGTTCTCAAGATCTAGGATCTGGTATGCATGTGGATCATTTGAATGCGTGGCAAAAGCCTGGTGACATTACTGACATTCCTCGTTTGCAAGTTGATAATCCAAATCTTTCTCCAACATCATCACGTTGGTTGACCGACGCTTCTTATTTAGCATTAAAGAATATAACATTGAGTTATACATTCAATAAGTCTCTACTTAAATCTACAGGGCTGAATAAAGTTCGTATTTATGCTACAGGAGAGAACCTTTTCTTATGGTCTAAGCGTACGGGTATGGATCCTCAAGAGTCATTTGCAGGAACTACAAGTAACACGTTTATTCCTTCTAGAGTCATGTCTATTGGACTAGACGTATCATTTTAA
- a CDS encoding RagB/SusD family nutrient uptake outer membrane protein, translating to MKKLIYIFLVAFTFACSEDFLEVTPTDSVGKADVISSPANMRTALNGVHRLMYQQSPIEKASNRAGEGYIMPLLEFGASDMLHSSGGNGWFRSRLKWLTHINPDFTDARYPWIHYYHLVANVNNIINAGEAMTKTDDLKNVLGQAYAYRAYSYFRLVQLYANSYTWGNPSSDPGLPIVLETKAPYLGTKRETVEKVYELITSDIEKSVSLLNEAPDSGDLSNISLSVAQGIAARVYLTKGNWTKAAEYAKFAEAGHSLMTESDYLKGFNSYTLPEMMWSGHIVSDQTTYYYAWFYYIGTNFNGTQNRTNPKIINRELFTEISDTDFRKKQWLEDAPDSYKGALKDPNYAPLIPDDATDEEKKVLEDAAKASFEADRKVIMTKYGITSRHYTTPYMSVKFLNKNPGSIDSDDVMYMRVSEMYLIEAEALCRGGQDDAAATALYNLVSSRDAAYVKSTKTGDALLQEILVQRRIELWGEGHRWLDMLRNDEALDLEGSGASSTLYSDGYKQDKPSTNSKWLFKIPSEEVNANPNINDADQN from the coding sequence ATGAAAAAGCTTATATATATATTCTTAGTTGCATTTACCTTCGCTTGTAGTGAGGATTTCCTAGAGGTCACTCCTACTGATTCGGTTGGTAAAGCAGATGTAATAAGTTCTCCTGCAAATATGAGAACCGCACTTAATGGGGTGCATCGTTTGATGTATCAACAATCTCCGATTGAGAAAGCTTCTAATAGAGCTGGAGAGGGGTATATTATGCCATTGTTAGAGTTTGGTGCTAGCGATATGTTACACTCTTCTGGAGGTAATGGGTGGTTTAGATCTCGGTTGAAGTGGTTGACACATATTAACCCTGATTTTACTGATGCCAGATATCCTTGGATCCACTATTATCATTTGGTAGCCAACGTGAACAATATCATCAATGCAGGTGAGGCAATGACTAAGACTGATGATTTAAAAAATGTGTTAGGGCAGGCATATGCTTATCGTGCCTATTCATATTTTAGGTTGGTACAGTTGTATGCTAATAGTTATACTTGGGGTAACCCTTCATCAGATCCTGGTTTACCAATTGTGTTAGAGACTAAAGCTCCATATCTAGGAACCAAGAGAGAGACTGTGGAGAAAGTATATGAATTGATAACTTCGGATATCGAGAAGTCTGTGTCTCTATTAAATGAAGCTCCAGATTCGGGCGATTTGTCTAATATCTCACTTTCTGTAGCACAAGGAATAGCTGCTCGTGTATATTTGACCAAAGGAAATTGGACGAAAGCAGCGGAGTATGCAAAATTTGCAGAGGCTGGACATTCCCTGATGACAGAATCTGATTATTTGAAAGGTTTTAATAGTTACACACTTCCAGAGATGATGTGGTCAGGACATATCGTAAGTGACCAAACGACCTATTATTATGCTTGGTTCTATTATATTGGAACAAATTTTAATGGAACACAGAATAGAACGAATCCGAAAATAATTAACCGTGAGCTTTTTACAGAGATATCTGATACAGATTTTCGTAAAAAGCAATGGTTAGAAGATGCACCAGATAGCTATAAAGGAGCATTAAAGGATCCAAATTATGCTCCATTAATCCCTGATGATGCTACGGATGAGGAGAAAAAAGTATTAGAGGATGCTGCTAAAGCATCTTTTGAAGCAGATAGGAAAGTCATTATGACGAAATATGGTATTACAAGTCGACATTACACGACACCTTATATGTCGGTGAAATTCTTAAATAAGAATCCGGGTTCAATTGACTCAGATGATGTAATGTATATGAGAGTCTCGGAAATGTATTTGATCGAAGCGGAAGCACTATGTCGTGGTGGTCAAGATGATGCTGCAGCTACTGCGCTGTATAATTTAGTCTCTTCAAGAGATGCAGCTTATGTGAAAAGTACCAAAACAGGAGATGCTTTGTTGCAAGAAATTCTTGTTCAAAGACGTATAGAACTATGGGGTGAAGGACATCGATGGTTAGATATGTTAAGAAATGATGAGGCTTTAGATCTTGAAGGATCAGGTGCAAGTTCAACGCTATATTCTGATGGATATAAGCAAGATAAACCATCAACTAACTCTAAGTGGTTATTTAAAATACCAAGTGAGGAAGTAAATGCAAATCCTAATATTAACGATGCGGACCAGAACTAA